A DNA window from Gemmatimonadota bacterium contains the following coding sequences:
- a CDS encoding M48 family metallopeptidase: MKLHALIRHALMGLPRSLSLKPAVASIFLLLLTTSGCGSAFQNINILSDADEIALGREFSKEIEREVKLYTDPEVVRYVDELGQILVRHCKRSNIPYYIKVVDTDEVNAFALPGGYLYVNRGLISIAGTESELAGVIAHEIGHVAGRHGAKALTRQLGLEIILGMISGRNPTGVQRVASQLAGVGGILSMLHYSRQAEREADALAVVNLREAGYDPGGVTVFFEKLLAINDREPGALASLFATHPPSRERVENTRKQIAALPVLDGLTADSERFRQIKNMLPPLKDNPLKNEKEQQPVREH; encoded by the coding sequence ATGAAACTCCACGCGCTGATTCGACATGCACTCATGGGCCTGCCCCGGTCCCTGTCGCTCAAACCGGCCGTAGCGTCGATCTTCCTCCTGCTGCTGACGACCTCTGGCTGCGGGAGTGCCTTTCAGAACATCAACATCCTCTCCGACGCGGATGAAATCGCGCTCGGACGCGAGTTTTCGAAAGAGATCGAAAGAGAGGTCAAGCTGTACACGGACCCGGAGGTGGTCCGCTACGTCGACGAATTGGGTCAGATCCTCGTCCGGCATTGCAAGCGATCGAACATACCATACTACATAAAAGTCGTGGATACCGATGAAGTCAACGCCTTTGCCCTGCCCGGCGGGTATCTCTACGTCAACCGCGGCCTCATTTCCATCGCTGGCACCGAATCGGAACTGGCGGGGGTGATCGCCCACGAGATCGGCCACGTGGCCGGGCGCCACGGCGCCAAGGCTCTGACCCGGCAACTCGGGCTGGAGATCATCCTGGGCATGATATCGGGTAGAAACCCCACGGGCGTCCAGCGTGTCGCATCGCAACTGGCGGGTGTCGGCGGCATTCTCTCCATGTTGCACTATTCCCGCCAGGCGGAACGGGAAGCGGACGCCCTGGCGGTGGTGAACCTGCGTGAGGCCGGTTATGATCCCGGGGGCGTCACGGTGTTTTTCGAGAAACTCCTGGCGATCAATGACCGCGAACCCGGCGCGCTGGCTTCCCTGTTCGCGACCCATCCACCGAGCAGGGAACGTGTCGAAAACACCCGTAAGCAGATCGCCGCTCTGCCGGTCCTGGATGGGCTGACCGCTGATTCGGAACGGTTCAGGCAGATTAAGAACATGCTGCCGCCGCTTAAGGACAATCCCCTGAAAAACGAAAAGGAACAGCAACCTGTCCGCGAACACTGA
- the ccsA gene encoding cytochrome c biogenesis protein CcsA, producing MGIYILHGLILAGYAVATVIYFRHFWTRQPRTGFYASLCLVLALVFHSAFLIARGFESSHAPFVGLHESMSFFAWLIAVVYLFLERRFHDRSLGVFVLPLVLAAQAASTAFMSPVDPLPPLLQSPWFNFHVTASFLAYAAFSFSFITGLLYVMQMYYIHHRRVGLVFSRLPALGMLDEMNLKATLIGWVFLSAGIATGIWWATAAWDSITPWLLDPKVLCVMLTWVIFTSQLVTRYTVGWQGERAAIISMAGFASVLLAYLGAGLWTNLHIFD from the coding sequence ATGGGTATCTACATTCTACACGGGTTGATTCTGGCGGGTTACGCGGTCGCCACAGTGATCTATTTCCGTCATTTCTGGACGAGACAGCCCCGGACCGGGTTCTACGCGAGCCTGTGCCTGGTGCTGGCGCTGGTTTTCCACAGCGCCTTTCTGATCGCCCGGGGCTTCGAATCCAGCCACGCGCCTTTCGTGGGCCTCCACGAGTCGATGAGCTTCTTCGCCTGGCTCATCGCCGTGGTCTACCTGTTCCTGGAGCGCCGTTTCCACGACCGGTCGCTGGGCGTATTCGTCCTGCCTCTCGTCCTGGCGGCGCAGGCGGCGTCCACGGCGTTTATGAGTCCCGTCGACCCCCTGCCGCCCCTGCTGCAGAGTCCCTGGTTCAATTTCCACGTAACGGCCAGCTTCCTGGCGTACGCGGCGTTTTCCTTCTCCTTCATCACGGGGCTGCTGTACGTCATGCAGATGTATTACATCCACCACCGCCGCGTGGGCCTGGTGTTCTCGCGGCTGCCCGCGCTGGGCATGCTGGACGAGATGAACCTCAAGGCGACGCTTATAGGCTGGGTATTCCTCTCGGCGGGCATCGCCACGGGCATCTGGTGGGCGACGGCCGCGTGGGACTCGATCACGCCCTGGCTGCTGGACCCGAAAGTGCTGTGCGTGATGCTGACCTGGGTCATCTTCACTTCCCAGCTTGTAACCCGCTATACCGTGGGATGGCAGGGCGAGCGGGCGGCAATCATCTCCATGGCCGGGTTCGCGTCCGTGCTGCTGGCCTATCTCGGCGCCGGACTCTGGACGAACCTGCACATCTTCGACTGA
- the hemA gene encoding glutamyl-tRNA reductase gives MHLTLVGLSHHTAPIDVRDQAVLTKTLQEKALSFVRSSSGILEAVLLSTCNRSEMYATTDEEHTDPWPIEAWFHEIHGLDEGVLSPYLYHRKDEAVIRHLFRVVSSLDSLVVGEQQILGQVREAYMQSLNTKTTGVVLNRLFEKALAVGKQVRETTEIGAGAVSVSSVAVELARKIFKDLRQHTAMLIGAGETGERTAEYLVEQGVKRLIVANRTYDRAADLAHRFDGIAVSLHDGLQMISDVDIVISSTGATEPVLDRDRMAEIMHDRRNRPIFLIDIAAPRDIDPRVRNLYNVILYDMDDLQSVVDDNAEARKMEARKVEGIVETEVDRFLAWYQNLAITPTITQLRHFADGVRHQEVDRAFAQLGHLSEKDRETVDKMSRAIVNKLLHQPTVQLRNTSDPEHKDYHLYSLRHLFGLDEQGNDRNGTGDE, from the coding sequence ATGCATCTTACCCTCGTCGGACTGAGTCACCATACGGCGCCTATCGATGTGCGCGACCAGGCGGTGCTGACGAAGACGCTCCAGGAGAAGGCCCTTTCCTTCGTCAGGTCTTCGAGCGGCATCCTCGAAGCGGTGCTGCTGTCCACGTGCAACCGCAGCGAGATGTACGCGACCACCGATGAAGAGCATACCGACCCCTGGCCCATCGAGGCGTGGTTTCACGAGATCCACGGCCTAGACGAAGGCGTATTGTCCCCCTATCTCTATCACCGGAAGGACGAGGCCGTCATCCGGCACCTGTTCCGGGTCGTCTCCAGCCTGGATTCCCTCGTCGTGGGCGAACAGCAGATCCTGGGCCAGGTCCGGGAGGCCTATATGCAGTCGCTGAACACGAAGACCACGGGCGTGGTGCTCAACAGGCTGTTTGAAAAGGCGCTGGCCGTGGGCAAGCAGGTACGGGAGACGACGGAGATCGGGGCGGGCGCGGTGTCGGTCAGCTCCGTGGCGGTCGAACTGGCCAGGAAGATCTTCAAGGACCTGCGGCAGCATACCGCCATGCTGATCGGCGCGGGAGAAACCGGTGAACGGACCGCCGAGTATCTGGTCGAACAGGGCGTGAAACGGCTCATCGTGGCCAACAGGACCTACGACCGGGCCGCCGACCTCGCCCATCGCTTCGACGGCATCGCCGTATCCCTGCACGACGGACTCCAGATGATCTCCGACGTCGATATCGTCATCAGTTCCACCGGCGCCACCGAACCCGTGCTGGACAGGGACCGGATGGCGGAGATCATGCACGACCGGCGGAACCGGCCGATCTTCCTGATCGATATCGCCGCCCCGCGAGACATCGACCCGCGCGTGCGCAACCTGTACAACGTCATCCTCTACGACATGGACGACCTGCAGTCGGTGGTGGACGACAACGCCGAGGCGCGGAAGATGGAAGCGCGGAAGGTGGAAGGGATCGTGGAAACGGAAGTGGACCGGTTCCTTGCGTGGTATCAGAACCTTGCCATTACGCCTACCATTACGCAGCTGCGGCACTTCGCGGACGGCGTCCGGCACCAGGAGGTCGACCGGGCCTTCGCCCAGCTCGGCCATCTTTCCGAGAAGGACCGGGAAACCGTGGACAAGATGAGCCGCGCCATCGTGAACAAGCTGCTGCATCAACCGACGGTCCAGCTCAGAAACACTTCCGATCCGGAGCACAAGGACTACCACCTCTACAGCCTGCGCCATCTCTTCGGTCTCGATGAGCAAGGGAACGACAGGAACGGCACCGGGGACGAATAG
- the era gene encoding GTPase Era — translation MEPTGQMAGAVGDGPHRAGFVALVGKPNVGKSTLMNALLQHRLSIVTPRPQTTRQRVLGILTKETCQLLFLDTPGLLEPGYRLQEYMLQSAVHTLHDSDTAVAIVDATRFARDLDDRVVGFLEQSRGPVILAINKIDRTSRTSLLPLIDQAANRFPFTEIVPVSALEGDGLEPLLSAVIRALPPGPALYPEDMLTDQPERFFVGEIIREHLFLAVREELPYASAVIVEDFTDRPNGTAFIQASIIIERSSQKGIVIGKNGRMLKHIGTSARKAVVDFLDRPVYLDLRVRVRPSWRKNEQELRRLGYTRR, via the coding sequence ATGGAACCCACCGGGCAGATGGCAGGCGCTGTCGGCGACGGACCGCATCGCGCGGGGTTTGTGGCCCTGGTCGGGAAACCGAACGTGGGCAAATCCACCCTGATGAACGCGTTGCTGCAGCATCGGCTGTCCATCGTGACGCCACGGCCCCAGACCACCCGCCAACGGGTACTGGGCATTCTGACGAAAGAGACCTGCCAGCTCCTGTTCCTGGATACGCCCGGCCTGCTCGAACCCGGCTACCGGCTCCAGGAATACATGCTGCAGTCCGCGGTCCATACCCTGCACGATTCGGACACCGCCGTGGCCATCGTGGACGCCACCCGGTTCGCCCGCGACCTCGACGACCGGGTCGTCGGCTTCCTCGAACAGAGCCGCGGTCCCGTGATCCTGGCGATAAACAAGATAGACCGGACGTCCAGAACTTCCCTGCTGCCCCTGATCGACCAGGCCGCCAACCGCTTCCCCTTCACCGAAATCGTGCCCGTGTCCGCCCTCGAGGGTGACGGCCTCGAACCGCTGCTGTCCGCCGTCATCCGCGCGCTCCCGCCGGGTCCGGCGCTCTACCCCGAAGACATGCTCACCGACCAGCCGGAACGGTTTTTCGTGGGAGAAATCATCCGGGAGCATCTGTTCCTCGCCGTCCGCGAAGAACTGCCCTACGCGTCGGCCGTGATCGTGGAGGATTTTACGGACCGGCCCAATGGTACGGCCTTCATCCAGGCGAGTATCATTATCGAGCGATCTTCCCAGAAGGGCATCGTCATCGGAAAAAACGGGCGCATGCTTAAACACATCGGCACGTCCGCGAGGAAGGCCGTCGTCGATTTCCTGGACCGCCCCGTCTATCTCGACCTGCGGGTCAGGGTCCGGCCCTCCTGGCGAAAGAATGAGCAGGAGTTGAGGCGGCTGGGGTACACGAGGAGGTGA
- the hemB gene encoding porphobilinogen synthase codes for MAFPVHRLRRLRRTESLRRMAGETRLSVDDLIYPLFICPGEGVRSPVDSMPGVDRLSVDLGVEVCREVSDLGIPAVMLFGIPESKDAYGSGAYADDGIVQRAIRAIKQATPGLTVIGDVCLCEYTDHGHCGVIKENDVENDATLRLLVRTALSQANAGADLVAPSDMMDGRVGAIREGLDGGRLTHIPIMAYSAKYASAYYGPFRDAADSVPQFGDRRSYQMDPANSNEALREVELDLEEGADIVMVKPALAYLDVIQRVKSTFEVPVAAYNVSGEYAMIKAAGQMGWIDEERIVLESLTAIKRAGADMILTYFARDVARAL; via the coding sequence ATGGCATTTCCCGTACATCGGCTGCGGCGCCTGCGCCGAACCGAGAGTCTGCGCAGGATGGCCGGCGAGACCCGGCTTTCCGTGGACGACCTGATCTATCCCCTGTTCATCTGTCCGGGAGAAGGCGTCCGTTCCCCGGTGGATTCGATGCCCGGCGTGGACCGGCTGTCGGTGGACCTGGGCGTGGAGGTCTGCCGCGAAGTTTCCGATCTGGGCATCCCGGCCGTCATGCTCTTCGGTATTCCGGAGAGCAAGGACGCCTACGGTTCCGGCGCTTACGCGGACGACGGTATCGTCCAACGGGCCATACGGGCGATCAAGCAGGCGACGCCGGGACTCACCGTCATCGGCGACGTGTGCCTCTGCGAGTACACCGATCATGGACACTGCGGTGTCATTAAAGAAAATGACGTGGAGAACGACGCCACGCTTCGGCTGCTCGTCAGGACGGCGCTGTCGCAGGCAAACGCCGGCGCGGACCTGGTCGCGCCATCGGACATGATGGACGGCCGCGTGGGTGCGATACGGGAGGGCCTCGACGGCGGGCGCCTCACGCATATCCCGATCATGGCCTATTCCGCCAAGTACGCTTCGGCCTATTACGGGCCCTTTCGCGACGCCGCGGACTCGGTCCCGCAATTCGGCGACCGCCGTTCCTACCAGATGGACCCGGCGAATTCCAACGAGGCGCTTCGGGAAGTGGAGCTGGATCTTGAAGAGGGCGCCGATATCGTCATGGTCAAGCCGGCCCTGGCCTATCTCGACGTGATACAAAGGGTGAAATCGACCTTTGAGGTGCCGGTGGCCGCCTACAACGTGAGCGGGGAATACGCCATGATCAAGGCGGCGGGACAGATGGGATGGATCGATGAAGAACGGATCGTCCTGGAGTCGCTGACCGCCATAAAACGCGCCGGCGCCGACATGATCCTCACCTATTTCGCCCGGGATGTCGCGCGTGCGCTTTGA
- a CDS encoding aminoglycoside phosphotransferase family protein → MDSQNDWEASPRRDGESPDLAAMARYLARLAGDGHAFAAGQSHIRPLGGGFNNRIYEVNTDGGIYLVKVYPADRGQRLEREYATMKRLSFLEAVPEAVTGDPWAVELKAPVLIYEKLPGAAVKPASMTREELSLLLEIMHAVHGISDPGDSALGRPAGPARPRDCLDFMDETMHAMATSAAMSDPPFREALDRLRDLRRCLDMMDLKPALWADCPPCLCHGDFRPANVIRAGAERIGLVDWEHAGIMDPLFEVAGFFWHPESAVLEAGLREEAIGDYCERSADPHAIEKMAVYQSILPVQWCVRILSLIEGYDREAVQPWSERRPPESLWDDLDRYIGLAAERLGATLRGPA, encoded by the coding sequence ATGGATTCGCAGAACGATTGGGAAGCGTCGCCGCGACGCGACGGTGAATCCCCGGACCTGGCTGCCATGGCGCGTTACCTCGCCCGGCTGGCCGGAGACGGACACGCGTTCGCCGCCGGGCAAAGCCATATACGGCCGCTGGGAGGCGGGTTCAACAACCGTATATACGAGGTAAATACCGACGGCGGCATCTACCTGGTCAAGGTATATCCGGCCGATCGCGGTCAGCGCCTGGAACGGGAATATGCCACGATGAAACGGCTCTCCTTCCTGGAAGCCGTGCCGGAAGCCGTAACCGGCGATCCGTGGGCCGTGGAGTTGAAAGCGCCCGTGCTTATCTACGAGAAACTACCCGGGGCAGCGGTGAAACCCGCAAGCATGACCCGGGAAGAGTTGAGCCTGCTCCTGGAAATCATGCACGCGGTGCACGGGATTTCGGACCCTGGCGATTCCGCCCTGGGCCGGCCGGCCGGACCGGCCCGTCCCCGGGACTGTCTCGATTTCATGGACGAAACCATGCATGCCATGGCAACGAGCGCCGCCATGAGCGACCCGCCGTTCCGCGAGGCCCTGGACCGGCTGCGCGACCTGAGACGATGCCTGGACATGATGGATCTGAAGCCGGCGTTATGGGCGGATTGCCCGCCCTGTCTGTGTCATGGAGACTTCCGGCCGGCCAACGTGATCAGGGCTGGTGCGGAACGCATCGGCCTGGTCGACTGGGAGCACGCGGGGATCATGGACCCGCTCTTCGAGGTCGCCGGTTTTTTCTGGCATCCGGAAAGCGCGGTCCTGGAAGCGGGCTTGCGGGAAGAGGCCATCGGAGATTACTGTGAACGTAGTGCCGATCCCCACGCTATCGAGAAGATGGCGGTGTACCAGTCCATACTCCCCGTGCAGTGGTGCGTGCGGATCCTGTCTCTGATCGAAGGTTACGACCGGGAGGCGGTCCAGCCCTGGAGCGAACGCCGGCCGCCGGAGTCGCTGTGGGACGACCTGGACCGGTACATCGGGCTGGCTGCCGAGAGACTGGGCGCAACGCTGCGGGGCCCGGCTTGA
- a CDS encoding bifunctional precorrin-2 dehydrogenase/sirohydrochlorin ferrochelatase — protein sequence MKKYYPAFVDIEDQSCLVVGGGGISEEKAAALLDCGAEVTVVSPDLTEALRDRADRGEIRWIARQYEPGDVRDFRLVISATDSTEVNERVYRDAEAEGVMVNVVDVPALCRFIVPSIVRRGDLCIAISTGGKSPALAKKIRGELEGAFGTEYAVLLDLLGQYRPRMKAMYPDEIETRARLWTSLVDSDILDLIREGRADEARDRVESCILPSSD from the coding sequence ATGAAGAAATACTATCCCGCGTTTGTAGACATCGAGGATCAGTCCTGCCTGGTCGTGGGCGGTGGCGGGATCTCTGAGGAAAAGGCGGCCGCGCTCCTCGATTGCGGGGCCGAAGTAACGGTAGTCAGTCCCGATTTGACGGAAGCGTTGCGCGACCGGGCGGACCGCGGTGAAATCCGTTGGATCGCAAGACAGTACGAACCCGGCGACGTACGGGACTTCCGGCTGGTCATCTCCGCGACCGATTCGACGGAGGTCAACGAACGGGTCTACCGCGACGCCGAGGCGGAGGGCGTCATGGTCAACGTGGTGGACGTGCCCGCGCTGTGCCGGTTTATCGTACCTTCCATCGTCCGTCGGGGCGACCTGTGCATCGCCATATCCACGGGAGGCAAGAGTCCCGCGCTGGCGAAGAAGATCCGTGGGGAGCTGGAAGGAGCCTTCGGCACCGAGTACGCCGTCCTGCTCGACCTGCTGGGACAGTACCGTCCCCGGATGAAGGCCATGTACCCCGATGAAATCGAAACCCGGGCGAGGTTGTGGACGTCCCTGGTCGATTCCGATATCCTCGATCTGATACGCGAAGGCCGCGCGGACGAAGCGCGCGACCGGGTGGAGTCATGCATCTTACCCTCGTCGGACTGA
- the hemC gene encoding hydroxymethylbilane synthase — protein MSSSITIGTRGSRLALVQARSVAKDIETVNRDLTVHVRILKTKGDTDRNASLDTFAGEGVFVKELERALVSGEIDAAVHSLKDLPTILPDGLVIAAVPERVDVRDALISRSGTGLDDLPEGAVIATGSPRRRAFLQHYRPDLRFTGIRGNIDTRLKKLDEAGGPQGPQAPDAIVLAVAGLQRLGWSDRISEPLAPDLCMPAVGQAALAIETRLDDKRTLAAARNIEHLPSRQAVMAERAFLHGIGGGCHTPVGAWGRIEGGVLRLDGMLAAADGSWIVRHALHGDPEDGPGLGRRLAEAVMARAPGGPGGPADRRNTASEGNQGMSATTPRPSGIVYLVGAGPGDPGLITVKGLACVRKADVVIADYLADERLVAEAPAHAERIHVPWRPGRQDEINDLLVRHSQAGKTVVRLKGGDPFVFGRGGEEGLHLQRHGIPFEVVPGITAAVAVPAYAGIPVTHREITSTMTVVTGHESPDKAGTDLDWEAFAKRIGTLIFYMGARNLSIIVERLIDHGRPTDTPVALIRWGTTPEQRTLVGTLEDIVSKARAAAFKPPVLIIVGEVVALRRQLDWFESKPLFGVRVLVTRARDQAGELSESLVRMGAEPVEAPLIRIEAPDDWSSVDAALADLSGFDHVVYTSGNAVEAFFSRLIASGLDARALGGVRVAAVGRATADALRKHGIEADYQPHEFRAEKLVETLVGNCDLRDARILFPAADIAGPAVVEGLTAGGASVTRVTVYRTALEEVLPEDVVSMLEDRKIHIAVFASSSAAEAFAKAVGPDRLRRFTEAVRIACIGPATAETAAETGMSVDIMPDQATVPALVDAILCDRVSAAARQTE, from the coding sequence ATGTCTTCCTCAATCACCATAGGCACCCGCGGCAGCCGGCTGGCCCTTGTTCAGGCACGGTCCGTGGCCAAAGACATCGAGACGGTCAACCGGGACCTGACCGTCCACGTGCGCATCCTCAAGACCAAAGGCGACACGGACAGGAATGCCTCCCTGGACACTTTCGCCGGCGAGGGCGTCTTCGTCAAAGAACTGGAACGGGCCCTGGTCTCGGGAGAGATCGACGCGGCCGTGCACAGCCTGAAGGACCTCCCGACGATCCTGCCTGACGGCCTGGTGATCGCCGCGGTGCCGGAACGCGTGGACGTGCGGGACGCGTTGATCAGCCGGTCCGGGACCGGGCTGGACGATCTGCCCGAGGGCGCCGTGATCGCCACGGGCAGCCCGAGGCGGCGGGCGTTCCTGCAACACTACCGGCCGGATCTGCGTTTCACGGGTATCCGCGGGAACATCGATACCAGGTTGAAGAAGCTGGACGAAGCGGGCGGTCCGCAGGGACCGCAGGCACCGGATGCCATCGTACTCGCAGTGGCGGGCCTGCAGCGGCTGGGCTGGTCGGACCGCATCTCCGAACCGCTGGCCCCCGATCTTTGCATGCCGGCCGTCGGCCAGGCGGCGCTCGCGATAGAAACCCGGCTGGACGACAAGCGGACCCTGGCGGCCGCGCGGAACATCGAGCATCTTCCGTCGAGGCAGGCGGTGATGGCTGAACGGGCCTTTCTCCACGGGATCGGCGGCGGTTGCCACACCCCGGTCGGCGCCTGGGGAAGAATCGAAGGGGGCGTCCTCCGGCTGGACGGCATGCTTGCCGCGGCCGACGGCAGCTGGATCGTGCGCCATGCCCTCCATGGGGATCCTGAAGACGGTCCCGGGCTGGGGCGCAGACTGGCGGAGGCCGTAATGGCGCGGGCCCCAGGCGGACCAGGCGGACCGGCGGACCGGCGGAACACGGCGAGTGAAGGAAACCAAGGTATGAGCGCGACAACTCCACGGCCGTCGGGTATCGTTTACCTGGTAGGCGCGGGGCCCGGCGACCCCGGACTGATTACCGTGAAAGGCCTGGCCTGTGTGCGGAAGGCCGACGTCGTGATCGCGGACTACCTGGCCGACGAGCGGCTGGTGGCGGAGGCGCCCGCCCACGCCGAGCGCATCCACGTGCCGTGGCGTCCGGGGCGGCAGGATGAGATCAACGACCTGCTGGTGCGTCACAGCCAGGCCGGGAAGACCGTGGTCCGGTTGAAGGGCGGCGATCCTTTCGTATTCGGCCGGGGAGGCGAAGAAGGGCTGCATCTTCAACGCCATGGGATTCCCTTCGAGGTCGTTCCCGGCATCACGGCGGCCGTCGCGGTACCGGCCTATGCCGGCATACCGGTGACCCATAGAGAGATTACTTCGACGATGACCGTCGTCACCGGCCACGAATCGCCGGACAAAGCCGGGACGGATCTCGACTGGGAAGCCTTCGCCAAGCGGATCGGCACCCTCATCTTTTACATGGGCGCGCGCAACCTGTCCATCATCGTGGAGAGACTGATCGATCACGGACGCCCGACGGACACGCCCGTCGCCCTGATCCGGTGGGGCACCACGCCGGAGCAACGGACCCTTGTCGGCACCCTGGAAGATATCGTGTCGAAGGCCCGGGCCGCCGCCTTCAAGCCGCCCGTGCTGATCATCGTCGGTGAGGTGGTGGCGCTGCGGCGGCAACTCGACTGGTTCGAATCGAAACCGCTCTTCGGTGTACGGGTCCTGGTCACCCGCGCCAGGGACCAGGCCGGCGAACTGTCGGAATCGCTCGTCCGGATGGGCGCGGAGCCGGTCGAAGCGCCCCTGATACGGATCGAAGCGCCGGACGACTGGTCGAGCGTGGACGCCGCGCTGGCCGATCTTTCCGGATTCGACCACGTGGTGTACACCAGCGGGAACGCCGTAGAGGCTTTCTTCTCGCGGTTAATCGCAAGCGGGCTGGACGCCCGGGCGCTGGGCGGAGTACGCGTTGCCGCGGTAGGGCGCGCCACGGCCGACGCGCTGCGAAAACACGGGATCGAAGCGGACTACCAACCCCATGAGTTCCGGGCTGAAAAGCTGGTGGAGACCCTGGTCGGAAACTGCGACCTGCGAGACGCGCGAATCCTCTTCCCCGCGGCGGACATCGCGGGGCCCGCCGTGGTCGAGGGACTGACCGCCGGCGGCGCGAGCGTGACGCGGGTGACGGTCTACCGGACGGCCCTGGAAGAGGTCCTGCCGGAAGACGTCGTTTCCATGTTGGAGGACCGGAAGATCCACATAGCCGTATTCGCGAGTTCTTCGGCCGCTGAGGCTTTCGCGAAGGCCGTGGGGCCGGACCGCCTGCGACGGTTCACCGAGGCCGTCCGCATAGCCTGTATAGGTCCCGCCACGGCGGAGACCGCCGCAGAGACGGGGATGAGCGTGGACATCATGCCGGATCAGGCTACGGTCCCCGCACTCGTGGACGCGATCTTATGTGATCGGGTTTCCGCGGCGGCGCGACAGACGGAATAA
- a CDS encoding aminotransferase class IV — translation MKEPVVYLNDGFVPASQAHINIYDLGIVLGATLTEMTRTFRHEPFRLEEHVKRLLRSCKYAGIELALDHAGLVERTRTLIETNSGLIGPEQDLGVVHFVTAGENQIYAGSAGKPARLAPTLCIHSFPLPFAVWRSYFEEGVHVVTPSIRHVPPQCVDPKMKNRSRLHYWMADRQTQAVDPAAASLLLDLDGNLTECSGANFVVVENDTIFTPTSRHILEGVSLVTLRELAPELGLGWVEKDLQPYDAVNADEAWLTSTPYCIAPCTRINSTPIGNGRTGPMFGRVMEAWSRNVGMDIMEQLRNVD, via the coding sequence ATGAAAGAACCGGTCGTCTATCTCAATGATGGCTTCGTCCCCGCTTCTCAGGCGCATATAAACATCTACGACCTGGGGATCGTCCTGGGCGCCACCCTGACCGAGATGACCCGTACGTTCAGGCACGAGCCTTTCCGCCTGGAGGAGCACGTGAAGCGGCTTCTGCGGTCGTGCAAGTACGCCGGTATCGAGCTGGCCCTGGACCATGCCGGGTTGGTCGAACGCACGCGGACGCTGATCGAAACCAATAGCGGGCTGATCGGTCCCGAGCAGGACCTGGGCGTCGTCCACTTCGTTACGGCGGGGGAAAACCAGATCTACGCCGGCAGCGCCGGGAAACCGGCGCGCCTGGCGCCTACCCTGTGTATCCACTCCTTCCCGCTGCCCTTTGCCGTGTGGCGGTCCTACTTCGAAGAGGGCGTCCACGTGGTCACCCCCTCCATCCGCCACGTACCGCCCCAGTGCGTTGATCCCAAGATGAAAAACCGCTCGCGTCTGCACTACTGGATGGCCGACAGGCAGACCCAGGCCGTCGACCCCGCGGCCGCCTCGCTGCTGCTCGATCTGGACGGCAACCTCACCGAGTGCTCGGGAGCCAACTTCGTCGTAGTGGAAAACGATACGATCTTTACGCCCACCAGCCGCCACATACTGGAAGGGGTAAGTCTGGTCACGCTGCGGGAACTGGCGCCCGAATTGGGACTGGGCTGGGTGGAAAAGGACCTGCAGCCCTACGACGCCGTCAATGCCGACGAGGCCTGGCTGACCAGCACGCCCTACTGTATTGCGCCGTGCACGCGCATCAACAGTACGCCCATCGGAAACGGCAGGACCGGCCCGATGTTCGGGCGGGTGATGGAAGCGTGGAGCCGTAATGTGGGCATGGATATCATGGAGCAGTTGAGAAACGTGGACTAG